The following coding sequences are from one Archocentrus centrarchus isolate MPI-CPG fArcCen1 chromosome 4, fArcCen1, whole genome shotgun sequence window:
- the rgs2 gene encoding regulator of G-protein signaling 2, translating into MRENLGSVSTPNMAFTDYVNPTELATDKEIKRNNWRNRIGFLLKTNSSVLQRVKVRHYRPSVDDVSQWAQSLDKLLSHKYGKTAFCMFLRSEFCEENIEFWSACEEYKKLTSQKDLASKANSIYEEFIKSEAPKEINLDFHTRNAIVQGLHQPTATSFLAAQRKIYNLMENNSYPRFISSDLYKDLCTAAERDAKHIKS; encoded by the exons AGAGAGAATCTCGGCAGTGTGTCAACCCCAAACATGGCATTTACAGACTACGTGAATCCCACAGAGCTGGCCACGGACAAGGAGATAAA gaggaatAACTGGAGGAACAGAATAGGATTTCTCCTGAAGACAAACTCTTCAGTACTGCAGCGCGTGAAAGTCAGACACTACAG GCCAAGCGTGGATGACGTGAGCCAATGGGCGCAGTCGCTTGACAAGCTGCTCAGTCATAAAT ATGGGAAAACCGCCTTTTGTATGTTTCTGAGGTCTGAGTTCTGCGAAGAGAACATTGAGTTTTGGTCAGCCTGCGAGGAGTACAAGAAGCTCACATCGCAGAAGGATCTGGCGTCCAAGGCCAACAGCATTTATGAGGAGTTCATTAAAAGTGAAGCTCCAAAGGAG ATCAACTTGGATTTCCACACCAGAAACGCCATTGTGCAGGGCCTCCACCAGCCGACTGCAACTAGCTTCCTGGCAGCTCAGAGGAAAATCTACAACCTGATGGAGAACAACTCGTACCCCAGGTTTATCAGCTCCGACCTCTACAAAGATCTGTGCACAGCTGCTGAAAGAGACGCCAAGCACATTAAGTCCTAG
- the uchl5 gene encoding ubiquitin carboxyl-terminal hydrolase isozyme L5 — MSGSAGEWCLMESDPGVFTELIKGFGCKGAQVEEIWSMEPENFENLKPVHGLIFLFKWQPGEEPAGSIVQDSRLDHIFFAKQVINNACATQAIISVLLNCTHPDMSLGDTLTEFREFSQSFDAAMKGLALSNSEVIRQVHNSFARQQMFEFDAKSSAKDEDAFHFVSYVPVNGRLYELDGLREGPIDLGACNQDDWISAVRPVIEKRIQKYSEGEIRFNLMAIVSDRKMIYERKIAELQAQLTEDEPMDTDQSSTFLSSIQSEIAKYQLLIEEENQKLKRYKIENIRRKHNYLPFIMELLKTLAEYQQLIPLVEKAKEKQSAKKAQEAK; from the exons ATGTCTGGAAGCGCAGGAGAATGGTGTCTGATGGAGAGCGACCCCGGGGTTTTCACGGAGCTCATCAAAGGTTTTG GCTGCAAAGGAGCCCAGGTTGAAGAGATCTGGAGCATGGAGCCAGAGAACTTTGAAAACTTGAA ACCAGTTCATGGGTTGATTTTCCTGTTTAAGTGGCAACCTGGTGAAGAACCAGCGGGATCGATTGTCCAGGATTCAAGACTTGATCACATCTTCTTTGCCAAACAG GTCATTAACAACGCTTGTGCCACCCAGGCGATCATCAGTGTTTTGCTCAACTGCACCCATCCTGACATGTCTCTCGGAGATACGCTGACGGAGTTCCGAGAGTTTTCACAGAGTTTTGACGCAGCT aTGAAAGGTTTGGCTCTCAGCAACTCTGAAGTGATCCGACAAGTTCACAACAGCTTTGCCAG acagcaAATGTTTGAATTTGATGCAAAGTCTTCGGCGAAGGACGAGGATGCCTTCCACTTTGTGAGTTACGTTCCTGTAAACGGCAGACTATACGAGCTGGACGGGCTTCGAGAGGGGCCGATCGACCTGG GTGCGTGCAACCAGGATGACTGGATCAGCGCAGTCCGCCCAGTGATCGAGAAAAGAATACAGAA gtACAGTGAGGGAGAGATCCGGTTCAACCTGATGGCCATTGTGTCAGACAGAAAAATGATATATGAGAGGAAAATTGCAGAGCTCCAGGCCCAGCTTACTGAG GATGAACCAATGGATACAGACCAGAGCAGCACCTTCCTCAGCTCTATCCAGTCGGAGATCGCCAAGTACCAGCTGCTTATTGAAGAGGAGAATCAGAAACTAAAACGATATAAG ATTGAAAATATTAGACGAAAGCACAACTACCTTCCTTTCATCATGGAGCTACTGAAGACACTGGCAGAGTACCAGCAGTTAATACCTTTGGTGGAGaag GCAAAAGAGAAACAGAGCGCCAAAAAAGCCCAGGAGGCCAAGTGA
- the glrx2 gene encoding glutaredoxin 2 isoform X2 yields the protein MGVIRAAVILQLAVILMALIWPPFVSSFDIFSFLMGNLTSSPPGGLPSTACLQYVQDVVSQNCVVIFSKSTCPYCKMAKNIFNEIGATYKVIELDEHNDGRRLQEALAHMTGARTVPRVFVNGHCIGGGSDTRQLHQQGKLVPLIEQCAPCCAATSSEGSGDRQFESAK from the exons ATGGGTGTGATCAGAGCAGCAGTTATCCTTCAGTTAGCTGTTATTTTGATGGCACTGATATGGCCTCCCTTCGTCTCTTCCTTTGATATCTTCAGCTTTCT GATGGGGAATTTAACCTCTTCCCCTCCAGGTGGCCTGCCCAGCACAGCCTGTTTACAGTATGTTCAG GATGTGGTGTCACAGAACTGTGTTGTGATATTTTCCAAGAGCACCTGTCCATATTGTAAAATGGCCAAAAATATCTTCAACGAAATTGGTGCGACCTATAAAGTGATTGAGTTGGATGAACACAACGATGGGCGGAGGCTGCAGGAGGCCTTAGCTCATATGACTGGTGCCAGAACG GTGCCAAGAGTCTTCGTCAACGGCCACTGCATCGGGGGCGGATCTGATACGAGACAGCTCCACCAGCAAGGAAAGCTGGTTCCCCTGATCGAGCAGTGCGCTCCCTGCTGTGCTgccaccagctctgaaggctcAGGCGACAGACAGTTTGAGTCGGCTAAATGA
- the glrx2 gene encoding glutaredoxin 2 isoform X3, protein MFFQARGLPSVLWTGCRRMGNLTSSPPGGLPSTACLQYVQDVVSQNCVVIFSKSTCPYCKMAKNIFNEIGATYKVIELDEHNDGRRLQEALAHMTGARTVPRVFVNGHCIGGGSDTRQLHQQGKLVPLIEQCAPCCAATSSEGSGDRQFESAK, encoded by the exons ATGTTTTTTCAAGCAAGAGGGCTTCCTAGTGTGCTATGGACCGGCTGTCGAAG GATGGGGAATTTAACCTCTTCCCCTCCAGGTGGCCTGCCCAGCACAGCCTGTTTACAGTATGTTCAG GATGTGGTGTCACAGAACTGTGTTGTGATATTTTCCAAGAGCACCTGTCCATATTGTAAAATGGCCAAAAATATCTTCAACGAAATTGGTGCGACCTATAAAGTGATTGAGTTGGATGAACACAACGATGGGCGGAGGCTGCAGGAGGCCTTAGCTCATATGACTGGTGCCAGAACG GTGCCAAGAGTCTTCGTCAACGGCCACTGCATCGGGGGCGGATCTGATACGAGACAGCTCCACCAGCAAGGAAAGCTGGTTCCCCTGATCGAGCAGTGCGCTCCCTGCTGTGCTgccaccagctctgaaggctcAGGCGACAGACAGTTTGAGTCGGCTAAATGA
- the glrx2 gene encoding glutaredoxin 2 isoform X4: MGNLTSSPPGGLPSTACLQYVQDVVSQNCVVIFSKSTCPYCKMAKNIFNEIGATYKVIELDEHNDGRRLQEALAHMTGARTVPRVFVNGHCIGGGSDTRQLHQQGKLVPLIEQCAPCCAATSSEGSGDRQFESAK, translated from the exons ATGGGGAATTTAACCTCTTCCCCTCCAGGTGGCCTGCCCAGCACAGCCTGTTTACAGTATGTTCAG GATGTGGTGTCACAGAACTGTGTTGTGATATTTTCCAAGAGCACCTGTCCATATTGTAAAATGGCCAAAAATATCTTCAACGAAATTGGTGCGACCTATAAAGTGATTGAGTTGGATGAACACAACGATGGGCGGAGGCTGCAGGAGGCCTTAGCTCATATGACTGGTGCCAGAACG GTGCCAAGAGTCTTCGTCAACGGCCACTGCATCGGGGGCGGATCTGATACGAGACAGCTCCACCAGCAAGGAAAGCTGGTTCCCCTGATCGAGCAGTGCGCTCCCTGCTGTGCTgccaccagctctgaaggctcAGGCGACAGACAGTTTGAGTCGGCTAAATGA
- the glrx2 gene encoding glutaredoxin 2 isoform X1, which yields MGVIRAAVILQLAVILMALIWPPFVSSFDIFSFLYGPVHASCVMGNLTSSPPGGLPSTACLQYVQDVVSQNCVVIFSKSTCPYCKMAKNIFNEIGATYKVIELDEHNDGRRLQEALAHMTGARTVPRVFVNGHCIGGGSDTRQLHQQGKLVPLIEQCAPCCAATSSEGSGDRQFESAK from the exons ATGGGTGTGATCAGAGCAGCAGTTATCCTTCAGTTAGCTGTTATTTTGATGGCACTGATATGGCCTCCCTTCGTCTCTTCCTTTGATATCTTCAGCTTTCTGTATGGACCTGTGCATGCTTCTTGTGT GATGGGGAATTTAACCTCTTCCCCTCCAGGTGGCCTGCCCAGCACAGCCTGTTTACAGTATGTTCAG GATGTGGTGTCACAGAACTGTGTTGTGATATTTTCCAAGAGCACCTGTCCATATTGTAAAATGGCCAAAAATATCTTCAACGAAATTGGTGCGACCTATAAAGTGATTGAGTTGGATGAACACAACGATGGGCGGAGGCTGCAGGAGGCCTTAGCTCATATGACTGGTGCCAGAACG GTGCCAAGAGTCTTCGTCAACGGCCACTGCATCGGGGGCGGATCTGATACGAGACAGCTCCACCAGCAAGGAAAGCTGGTTCCCCTGATCGAGCAGTGCGCTCCCTGCTGTGCTgccaccagctctgaaggctcAGGCGACAGACAGTTTGAGTCGGCTAAATGA